From Anopheles darlingi chromosome 2, idAnoDarlMG_H_01, whole genome shotgun sequence, the proteins below share one genomic window:
- the LOC125951560 gene encoding probable actin-related protein 2/3 complex subunit 2, which produces MILLDINNTIVEETLTVKFKNAIAGNKAESIDVTVADFDGVLFHISNVNGDKTKVRTSISLKFYKQLQEHGADELLKREYGELLIAPEDGYNVSVLVDLENIPENWEETVRRIGLLKRHCFASVFEKYFDYQTEGEGKGEGQKRAVINYRNDETMYVEAKPDRVTVVFSTIFRDEDDVVLGKVFMQELREGRRASHTAPQVLFSHREPPLELANTGARVGENIGYVTFVLFPRHTSKETRDNTINLIHMFRDYLHYHIKCSKAYIHSRMRAKTSEFLKVLNRARPEPKITEKKTITGRTFIRKE; this is translated from the exons ATGATTCTGCTCGACATCAATAACACGATTGTGGAGGAAACGCTAACAGTCAAGTTCAAAAATGCAATCGCTGG CAACAAGGCGGAATCAATCGACGTAACTGTGGCCGATTTCGACGGTGTGCTGTTTCACATTTCCAACGTTAATGGCGACAAAACGAAAGTGCGG ACAAGCATATCGCTCAAGTTCTACAAGCAGCTACAGGAGCACGGTGCGGATGAGCTACTAAAGCGGGAGTACGGTGAACTGCTCATCGCTCCCGAGGATGGCTACAACGTGTCCGTCTTGGTCGATCTGGAAAACATTCCGGAAAACTGGGAGGAGACGGTTCGAAGGATTGGTCTGCTGAAGCGCCATTGCTTTGCGTCGGTCTTCGAAAAATACTTCGACTACCAGACTGAGGGCGAGGGTAAAGGTGAAGGGCAGAAGCGAGCTGTTATCAACTACCGGAATGATGAGACAAT GTACGTGGAAGCCAAGCCGGATCGTGTTACCGTTGTGTTTAGTACGATATTccgcgacgaagacgatgtcGTGTTAGGCAAAGTGTTCATGCAGGAGCTGCGCGAAGGTCGAAGAGCCTCGCATACGGCACCGCAAGTATTATTTTCTCACAGGGAGCCACCCCTAGAGCTGGCCAATACCGGTGCCCGGGTTGGTGAGAATATTGGCTACGTAACGTTTG TTCTCTTCCCGAGACACACGTCGAAGGAAACGCGCGACAACACGATCAATTTGATTCACATGTTCCGTGATTATCTGCATTATCATATTAAG TGTTCGAAAGCGTACATTCATTCGCGAATGCGAGCAAAGACTTCGGAGTTCTTGAAGGTGCTCAATCGCGCTCGGCCCGAGCCTAAAAttacagaaaagaaaacaataac TGGTCGAACATTCATCCGAAAGGAATGA
- the LOC125951570 gene encoding transmembrane inner ear expressed protein translates to MFESEMSVEHKAEAFLETETSFGMRVWHLLFLCCGSVLGVIIMLCCCIRFRIPRTKQDIEADYQRKKLTRKFRERLDCMNNADIDELDLLRALERVREDYKAEQTEKVPSSKEVIDNKDNQAIVTVCDKV, encoded by the coding sequence ATGTTTGAATCGGAAATGAGTGTCGAGCATAAGGCCGAAGCATTCCTAGAAACGGAGACGAGTTTTGGGATGCGCGTGTGGCATCTGCTGTTTCTCTGCTGCGGTTCCGTGCTCGgtgtcatcatcatgttgtgctgctgcatccgtttTCGAATACCGCGTACCAAGCAGGACATCGAGGCCGATTATCAACGCAAAAAGCTGACGCGCAAGTTTCGCGAGCGCCTCGACTGCATGAACAACGCGGATATCGACGAGCTGGATCTGCTGCGAGCGCTTGAGCGCGTACGGGAAGATTATAAAGCGGAGCAGACCGAAAAGGTTCCCAGCAGCAAAGAGGTGATCGATAATAAGGATAACCAGGCAATCGTTACCGTGTGCGATAAGGTTTGA